ACGCCCGCCACGTCGGACCCGACAACCCGACCCACCTCAAATTGCAccaaaccccctccccctcccgaGCTGCTGAATCCATTTGCTCTCTCCTCTGTTCttcctcctccgcgccatccggCTCATAGCTCTGCCGCCGCGCCCGCTCCGCAGCCGTTCCCAGGCTCTTCACCGCCAGCTCTGGAAGAGCGCTCCCGTCCTCGCGGCGGGGGACGTTGTCGCCGGCCCAAACACCACTGTTGTACGTCCGGCAACTCTCCGGCACCGCCTTGCGCTTGATGTGTTCGACACATTGATCGACCGGAATTATTGTGATTTTTTTAGGTAAATGATGGATTCTGATGCTTCGTCACACGAGGAGTATGGACCGACGGAGCTTGACCAAATGATTCAAGATGAGTTCTTCGATTCGTCGGATTCGGGCGAAGAAGTGGACATGATTATGCTCATGAGCATGCAAGTGGAAATGGACCGGCAAGTGGAGCATATTCTGAACTTCAAGGGCTCAATCAAAGGGAGAAGAGTGATCAACCGGGACAGAGTGTCCGGAGCAAAGCTACTGCACAATGACTACTTTGCTCCCACACCTGCTTTCCCGGATGATCCATGATTTTCTCGCCGTTTTCGCATGCGGAAACCATTGTTTTTGCGCAATGACTACTTCAAGCTGAGAAGGGATTACTGCGGCCAACTCTCTTTCTCGGCCACGCAGAAGTGCATGGCTGCTCTGAGGATACTTGCACTTGGTACTGCTGCAGATGCCTTTGGTGAGATGGTCAGGATGGGGAAGAGCACATGCCTCAAGACTACTGTCAAATTTGCTTGCGCCGTGGTTGAGGTGTTTGGACCGGAGTATCTCAGAGAACCAAATGCGCAGGACACGAAGAAGTTGTTGGCTATTGGGGAGGCAAGGGGGTTTCCAGGAATGCTCGGATcaattgattgcatgcattggcaATGGAAAAACTACCTCAAAGGTCTGCGGAGAATGTATCAAGGTCACACCAGATAGGCCACCATCATACTAGAATCGGTGGCATCACATGACTTAtggatttggcatgctttctttggaACGCCCGGCTCTCACAACGACATCAACGTTCTTCAACGATCTCCGGTGTTCAGGAGGCTTTGCAATGGGGAATCACCGCCGTGCAACTACACCGTCAACGGCCGGGACTACAACATGGGGTACTATCTTGCCgatggtatctatcctcagtgggtGGCGTTTGTGAAGACAATATCCAAGCCGCGTGGCAATAAACGGAGCCACTTTGCAACAATGCAGGAAGCGGCTGGGGAAGGACGTGGAGAGGCCATTTGGTGTGCTTCAAGCTCGTTGTGAAATTGTGCGGAGCGCTGCAATGATGTGGGAATCGGAAACTTTGTGGCAGCTGATGACATGTTGTATTATTTTGCACAATATGATTGTCAAGGATGAGGGTGATGGCGTAGCCCAAACCCATGATTTCGAAGCACCCGGAGAACAAGTTGAAATCCCGAAAGATCAAGATGCGGCTCAGCTTATGAACTTTCTGCAGATGCATCAAAATCTTCGAAATCAGCAGGTGCACACGCAGCTACTCAATGATCTTGTGGAGCACATATGGATCCACATTGGCAACCAAAGAGGCAATGCTTGAGTTCGGCACTTCAAATAAATTTTATGTAAACACTATGTATGCTTGATACCAACAATTGCTATTTACGTGTGACATTGTGTTGCATGATCAACATGCATGTATTTGCATGAATTTGAGAAACCGGATTTTAGATATGTGGATGCACGGAAGGAAATATAAAGGGCCGTCCGGATGCGCCTGCGGACATGCCCAAACGTGTCCGCATGCGTTTGAGGTGCCGGATTTGCAAGTCCGGCTATAGATGCCCTAATTAGTTCCATACTAACACGAAAGGCCAGCTACCCTGGGGCGCCTGTGAAATTGGACGTACCTATGACCTGCAATGTAGTCGACCGCTGTGAAGTGTCGAGAGCAGAGTCGAGCTAGCGGTTGGTGCGCTGCCGTTGCGCTACGAGCCGCAGGCCGGCAGGGCTCAATCGGCGCCGTACTACGTCGAGACGAGAAAGACGAAAGCAGGCAGTGCATCGATGACGAAAGCAGACCGGCCCATGCTATGCGTACGCCGTTGAAGATGAAATCATTACACTGTTATTAAAGCCCGTCGTTTTACTCGCTGGACTGGACGTGTGATTGTCCTTCGCATCCGATGCCTCTCAATTACTACAGTTAAATTTTCAACAACAAGCTTTTGCCAATTTTAGAATTGTTAaaagctaagagtggcaaaagtgaaatgttAAAATCTAGGATGAGATAAGGAAAATTGGCAAAATCTAGAGTGGCACGAACAAAATTTTCCCTTAGCTTTAGGCGCGGCGCGAGCGAGTATATAACCGGACGTACGAGACTGCGTGAGACTCACACACTTGCACTGCTGCACACCTGCACTGTATATCCATCCATGGCCGCTTCACCGCCGCTCCGTCACGTGGCCATGCTCCCCTTCATGGCCAAAGGCCACGCCATGCCGCTGCTCcacctggcgcgcctcctcctcggccgccgcctcgcctccgccGTCACCTTCTTCACCACCCCGCGCAACGCGCCCTTCATCCGCGCGGGgctcgccggcgccggcgccggcgccgcggTCGTCGAGCTTCCGTTCCCCTCCGGGGACGCCCCGCAGTGCACGGACGAGCTCCCGTCCACGACGCATCTCGTGGACTTCGTTTCCGCGATGGCGGCGCTCGGGCTGGCGTTCGCGGACGCGCTCGCCGCGGTCGAGCCCAGGCCGGACCTGCTCGTCCACGACGGGTTCATCGTGTGGGCCAAGGACATCGCCGACGAGCTCGGCATGCCGCGGCTCGTCACCCTCGGCATCGGCGGCTTCGCCTCGTACGTCTGCGGGGCGGTCATGACGCACAAGCCGCAGGCGCTCATGAGCTCGCCAACCGAGCCGTTCCCGGTCCCCGGCCTGCCGGACCTCCGCATCACCATGGCCGACCTCGGCCCGCCCTTCGACGTCCCGGAACCGGCCGGCCCGCACTGGGATTTCGTGTGCGAGAGCTGCAGCAGCATGTACTCCAgcaggggcatcatcgccaactcCTTCAGCGAGCTGGAGTCGGTCTACATCGACCTGTGGAACCGAGACTTCGACATCAAGATGTGGCCGATCGGACCGCTCTGTCTCGCGGCTCCCGAACCGGCAGTCCAGACCAAAGACGACCGTGACATCTCGGACTGGCTGGACTCGAGGCTCGCCATGGACCGCCCGGTCCTCTACGTCGCGTTCGGCTCGCAGGCCGAGCTGAGCCGGGCTCAGCTGGAAGAGATCGCCGTCGGCTTGGACCACTGCGGCGTAGACTTCCTATGGGTGGTCCGGTCGAAGTGGTTCGACACGGAGGATCGGTTCAATGACAGGTTCGGGGACAGGGGCAAGGTGGTGGAAGGTTTCATCAACCAGCTCGGAGTGCTAGGTCACAAGTCAGTCAAAGGTTTCTTCACCCACTGCGGGTGGAACTCGGTGCTGGAGAGCATCACCATGGGCGTGCCAATACTGGCGTTCCCATTGGCAGCCGAGCAGAAGCTCAACGCCAAGTTCGTCGTGGACGTGGTCCACATGGGGCTCCGAGTTTGGCCCAAAGAAGATGCTGACAAGGAAGGCAGTGGATTGGTTGTGAGTGGAGACGTGCAGGTATTGGCGAGGGAGTTGATCTTGGGAGAGGAAGGGCGACGTGCCGCGGCTAGAGCAAGTGAGCTATCTGTGTCTTCTAGAAAGGCCATGGAAGTGGGTGGTTCCTCGTATGAAAACCTGGCAAAGATGGTTCACGAGGTCTGTGAGACCAATGCCAATGGTGGTTAAATATAATCATTGCCAATTGCTGTTTCGTATGCGTGCTTGGCATTATTGGTGCTCCGGTGGCTTAGTCAAGATTATGGTCGATCATGTTTAGGATGTTTGGAGCCATGTGTACTGTCTTACTCTTTACCGCTTCACTATTTTAAAAGTAAGTTGATGATTGTCAGTCGTTTTTTGTGGTACGTCGTCGCTCCTCTCCTCGTCTAGAATAAATGTTGAGAGTTGAGAAGTGCAGGTATTGACAAGCGGATTAATCTTCGGAGGCGAAGGGAAACATGTCACTGCTTAATTTAGGTGAGGTCTCAACGTCTTCTAGGAAAACCATGCACATAGATGGGTCCTCGTTCGAAAACCTGATGCAGATAATTCAAGATGTCAGTGAGACACGTGCTTCAGCAGGTCAGTGAGACCCATGTTATTTATGAAGGTAAATACATTGGGAGTCTCGCAACTTGCGTAAGGCGGTTAGTTTGATgtgtaaacttgcaaaatacgtgtttCTGGTTCACGAACTTGCCTGATGATGCAAATACGGCCATATTTCAGGTATGTAACTGTATCAGGTGCTCACATGATGCCTACGTGTCAGTGGCCCACTGTCAGACTGACATGGCAAGTAGCATGGCAGCAGGCCGAGGCCGAACTTCACAGCAGCGTTCGCTCGCACACAGAGGCACAACCAGTACACCATATAATCTTTAGTGTTTAATGACCTTTCTTATATTTTTTTTACCAACACCGTCCCAGCTTTACAACTCTCCGCTGAATGCGGCCGTCCAACGTACTAAGCAATGTAATCATAGTAATATACTTATCTATAATACTTAAATAGTTCATCCCCACTAACCTATTTTTTTGACATGCAGCCTATCCACCTCAGCAGGCTTGCCACATCAACATTCTATTACCGGCTTACGGATGGGCCCGACCACCACAACAGCCTTGCCACATCAGCCGTTGTTAACGCTTGACTACCGAAGAGAACGGTTCTCCCTCTACCGCGCATGGTCTTTCCTCTCCCCGGTCCCCCCTAGCTTCTGACTTAAGCGTTGCGGCCCCTTCCATCTCCCCAAATCATTCCCCCGCTCTGTTCCTCTTCTAGGCcatattctcttcatcttcctcacCAAACAAATTACAAGTAACGGAGCCTACCACTATCATAGTCTTCACACACAAGAATTATTGCCCCTGCTCGAGAGTATTACTCAGGTAATCAGATTTCGCCCTCGGAAATTGAAGTGCCAGAGGTGAATCAGGTAGTGAGATTTTGCCCTGGGAAATTTGCGTGCTGAAGGCGACGAATTTGAAATCCCCCGCAGTCAACGCCCGTCGTCTGCTGATACTATGGCCACGTCTTAACCACCACTGTTGGACAGGGTGAATTAGGAGGCGAAAACCCGAAGCTCCAGCCGGCGCTGTGGCGCCATCTCCAGCACATCCACGATCCATGTATCGCTTGCCTGCTGAATCACGGGCAAGCCAGTAATCTTATCCGTCCTTCAACGGGCGCCGAGGAGGTAATAAACACCTGATTATATCTCTAACCTTGCCGTGCCGTTAATTTTGCTACATGCATGTCTATTCCGCTCATACGAGTTACAGTGATGGGCAAAGTTCCCTTCACGTGCTGCTAACTCCCTCACGAAATCTGCTTTATATTAGGTTGTTCCTTACTCCTATCTCCATTATATTTGTTCCTCCTGTATACTATCTTGCTACTTCACTGTCAGGTTATCCCATACGATTTGCTGAATATTTTTTGCCATCCTAACTATACCATATTTACAGGTTGTTCTTTCTGTATTTATTGACAAATTGTCCTATCTGATTTCCTACTTCACAACAACGAACTATAGATGGTTATGCTACATGGAGGGATGGAGTTCCATAATTCATTTTGACACGGACAAGATGCATGGAACTACATCGGGTTGTCGAGCAATTATTGAGAACTGTAGATTGTTTCCCTAGCTCCGTGGGACATCGTAGATAATTCATGTCTAAAAGTTTCCTTCAATTTTTCCAAGCGCATGTTGGCTACCCGGCGTGCCTCGGATTTACCAGGAGATTTTGCAACTTTTACCCATCAATGATCTTGATGGAAATATCAAGAGTAGATATGAAGAGTCTATTCTCCAAGTGTTCCCAATTGTTTGTCCCGATGTTTATTCTTCATTTCAATTTCTTTCAAATATCAAGAATGGCGAGCATGACCTGGTAACTAACAAATGGTTGTGTTTCAGTTCCTGCAAGCCCAAACTTCTGACCACATGTTGTCATGGAAATCATAGATAACTAGCTGCATGGATCATCTAATTAATGTACATACATAACTCATTACATTGTTGTTGATTAAAATTTCTAATTGTTGCTTTCGTTCAGAATAGAAGAGATATAATGATCCGTTTAGAAAAAGATGTAGATATGGTAGAATGTACAGCTATAAGACTTTCACAAATAGTTCTCATGCCATAATAAACATTTTGTTTCTGTTTAAGATCTGCTAATGTACAATGCTGACTACTGAGCAATTTTAAGAGCTTTATGGTTGTATGTTATTCATGATGCCTTTGGATGTTTGGAACATATATCGCAGGACTACTAGGTTTTAGGTGTGCTTTACCTATACTATTGTATGGCTATAGTTATGGCTTAtgttcatattttatttttccagTGGTTAAGACTTGGCTACACGAATTTGAGTATTTGCGTACATGTGAACAAATGCTTCTTTTGAATTCAGCACAAGCCAATCAATTGTACTATAAAACAAATTCAATGCCTTTTCAAGCCAACCTGGCTACGGAGGCTAGGAATATCTGCATATAATGCTAAACATCTTTGTACAAAAATGTATTTGTTCAATATTTCAAATGTGAATATCaagttccccccccccccctcgcgtCGCCCCTGCTCGGGCGACCCGGGGGCCCCAAACCCTAGCTCCGCCGCCTCCCCTTTCTTCtcccctcccctcgccgccgcctggGGTGTCGCcgaggaaggtggcggcggggcccTGGCGCCCCTGCCTCTGCTGCGGGGGGTCGTGTTCCCTAGGGCGGCGGCCGCGGCCCGGCGGCAGGCGGTGGCGCGGGCGTGGGCCGGCGTTCCTGGCCGTGTGGATGGCGGGTGTCCCGGTGGACGGGAGCCCTGGTGGCTCGCGGTGGCGCCAGATCTGGCCGCCCCTGCCCCCCCCTGCTTCGAGTGCTCCGCCCCGGCCAGATCTGCCCGGCTCCTTTGCGGGCCGCCGGATCTTGCGTCGTGGGGGTGGTGGCGGCGGATTCGCAGACCGGGAGAAATTCCAGGCCGGCCTCGTCGGTCTTGGCGGCGGCGATGCTCGTGGCGCCGTTCCCCTCCCTGGAGGCGCCGTTCAGGTCAGatccgtcgccccccccccccatcccTCTAGTCTCCCGGGTGAAAACCTCAACTCagttgggcggcggcggcgccctcGGCGTCGCGTCCTTCCTGAAGGCGCCGTTTTTGGGAGTTAGGTGGGCAGTGGGCTCCTCGGCGAAGTGGTGGGTGTGCAGCGGCGGCAGTAGCTGGTCTTCTTTGTCGGCGGCGAGTTCGTCCGCGGCTCAACGCCTACAGGGACACTGTGCTACTGCTCCTCCGTCCGTCCCGGCAGTTCTTCCTCTTCCGTGTCCAGTCCGTGGGAGTTGGATGGTGCTCTGCTCCTTGAGATCATTTCGTGGCTAGTCGGGTGAGCTAGGTTCCTTTCCAAATGCAGCCTGCCGGTGTCTTTCCTCCCAGGTTCTAGGGTGAACTGCTACACTGTCAACGGTTCGGCGCCTTCGAGCCAGGCGAGGAGACAGGGGTCTCCTTTGACAGTGGAGCTGGGAGGACATGGCAATCCGGGGCCGCTGGTGATTTGGCGACGGCGTGCCCTTCCTCGCCGTCCGTAATGCTGCTCCTGTGCTGTCACTCTCCTTCTCCCTGGTGATTTGTATGCGATTGAGGACCTACATAACCCCGAGCTGCGTGCTTCCTTGTTCGATCCTTTAGCTGGGTGTGTGTGAGGCTTGTGTGCTGTTGTCCAGCGCCTCTGTATCTTGTCGTTTTTTCGCTTTCTTGTGTTGGTTTCGAGTTTGtaatcctggccggttgatggctttgttaattcaaagccgggctctTCTGGAGCCTTCGTTCAAAAAAAAAATATCAATCTTCCAATAGATCTTTAATTGATCTTATATTTCTTTCCATTTATCTGATGCCCGCTTTTCTTGGTTTGCTAAAATGTCCCGCAGCAACGCACGGGGTATCAGCTAGTATTCCTAAGTATATGATGCAAACATACTTAGTTACATAAATACATACATGCTCAGTCCACCAGTAGGTATTACTATATAGCATGGTACCATACTAAAACATTATTCTTATACATGTTTAGCATTTTccaaatacatgattaatattTTCTAAAACATATGTTTTGATGTCTACTTTTGCATATAaattgtacattttttgtatacaacAGAAACATTTTTATACAcctttaatatttttcaaatacatgttttgatgtttatctttttcatacGCATTATTCGTCTTAGGTATACACTTAAAACAGCTTTATACatgtttaatttttttaaacatatgattaacattttttcaaataaatttattttttttaaatacatgttAAACATTTTTTTGGATGGTACACATTTTTTTAGAAAACAGCACAAACATTTATGTACATTGCCtaaacatttttaaaaaatgttatgaacattttttgaaatacaTAAACAATTTTTAATGTGAAATATGTTTTTTAGTTACACAAATATTTTACTGCAACGCTTAAATATTATTTAAAATATCATGTACCTCCTTTTAacacgtgaacattttttgaatgttACAAACATTACAGTATAAGTTGTTTTCTTACATAGAAAAAAGAGATAACAACATAAACAATGTTTATCTCCTTAGAACATCATGTGTCGTCGTAGCCTGGTGGTTAGCTTAGTCACGACCTGACCACGGAGTCACAGTTTTGAATTGTGGggcttccttttcttctttaatTTTTCCAGTCGAGTTGATAGAATATAAGAGGTACTGTGCTACAAAAGCATTAATCATCAACGGTTTAGTGGTCGTCCACGCGAGAATATTTGCGGCAGGTCCCGGGTTTGAAAGCCGCGTGTGcaattgttttttattttatttgaggGGCCCAATACGAGAAGTGGCTGCCAACGGGCCGTGGCCACGCCGGCGTGCCATGTAGGCAAAAAATATGTCCGTGTACGCGAAATGTGACCGTATTTGCATCTTCATGCAAGTTCGCGGACCAGAAACATGTATTTTATAATTTTATGTATCAAACTGACCGTCGCGCGTAAGTTTTAAGACTTCTAGTGTATTTACCTCTTATTTATGACTAATTATAGTAGTTCCTAGTAGCGAAAATACATAGGAGCACTCCGGTGCCACACTCCCCCTACATTAAAAAAAGTTAGTAATTCAAAAAGTCAAAAATCCTATGACTTTTTATGGAATCAAATATTTGCCAAAAAAGGCTAGATACAAGTACTCATATGCTATATTATCGTCATaaatttgtttttttcttttgccCTGAAGTCAACGGGAATCATTATTAACCCAAGTTCTTATATGAGTACAATACCTGGTCATATTTGATTCGAAAAAAGTTTTGTGATTTTCTGACCTTTTTTAGTTACTAAATTATTTTTGAATATAGGGGGTGGAGCACCCGAGTGCTCCTAATCCGCTTCCTTGCTAGTAGTTGTTATCTATGACATCGTCTGCCCGCGCAATCTAACAGGCTTGTATTCACATTTGCGGTCGATGTTTGTTTGGAGTTTTGCATCGTAGAAGTACTAACTACTCCTTTCATTTCTAATTATAAGATGTTTTAGATATtgcaatatggactacatacaaaTTAAAATGAGTGAATATACACACTGAATCGACTCTAGATGCATATGGATCTGAGAAAATAGAGAAAAgctaaaacatcttatatttaggaacagagggaatAGATGATAACTCGCACTTTGTTGCGAAAATATTATGCAATATCTTCCCATTATAATAGTAAAAAATATCTTCCAATGATACTTGATTGTATAAAATGGATATATTCAAAAAGAATATGAGAACTAAAactatatatatgtatatatatgatttattgtgttggATTATTATTGTATAGTTGTAAAATATTTAGTAAATATCTCATGCATGTTTGCATGTTGAGGTGTACCTTTTCCTACGCATGATTTATGTTTGGATGGGCTTTTTCCTATGGATGTTGCTTGATAAGGTGGCATGCTTGCATGTCATGGTAAATAGGTTAGTGGGGGGCTAAgtattaagatatggaagataaGATAATAATAAGGTACTGACAATTTCAATTTCTAAAATTATGTCACTTGACATATGAATTAATTCTTGTAACTTTAGAGTCCTTGATGGACAACTCCATGGAAAGTTGATTGAAACTTAACTAGTTCTAGGTCAATCAAGGATTAGGAAATATGTGTTTTTGTATTTGCCATTTAAGATTTTTTTAGTGATGCTAATTCGATCTAGCAACATAGTGTGT
This sequence is a window from Aegilops tauschii subsp. strangulata cultivar AL8/78 chromosome 7, Aet v6.0, whole genome shotgun sequence. Protein-coding genes within it:
- the LOC109772657 gene encoding UDP-glycosyltransferase 90A2, whose product is MAASPPLRHVAMLPFMAKGHAMPLLHLARLLLGRRLASAVTFFTTPRNAPFIRAGLAGAGAGAAVVELPFPSGDAPQCTDELPSTTHLVDFVSAMAALGLAFADALAAVEPRPDLLVHDGFIVWAKDIADELGMPRLVTLGIGGFASYVCGAVMTHKPQALMSSPTEPFPVPGLPDLRITMADLGPPFDVPEPAGPHWDFVCESCSSMYSSRGIIANSFSELESVYIDLWNRDFDIKMWPIGPLCLAAPEPAVQTKDDRDISDWLDSRLAMDRPVLYVAFGSQAELSRAQLEEIAVGLDHCGVDFLWVVRSKWFDTEDRFNDRFGDRGKVVEGFINQLGVLGHKSVKGFFTHCGWNSVLESITMGVPILAFPLAAEQKLNAKFVVDVVHMGLRVWPKEDADKEGSGLVVSGDVQVLARELILGEEGRRAAARASELSVSSRKAMEVGGSSYENLAKMVHEVCETNANGG
- the LOC109772656 gene encoding uncharacterized protein; translation: MRKPLFLRNDYFKLRRDYCGQLSFSATQKCMAALRILALGTAADAFGEMVRMGKSTCLKTTVKFACAVVEVFGPEYLREPNAQDTKKLLAIGEARGFPGMLGSIDCMHWQWKNYLKGLRRMYQGHTR